Proteins from a single region of Azospira inquinata:
- a CDS encoding BMP family ABC transporter substrate-binding protein, giving the protein MASPVLAEQAKIGFVYIGPTGDHGWTYSHDQGRKALEAKMGDKVKTTFVENVPETADSERVFRDLASQGYKVIFGTSFGYMNQEAKVAKAFPNTVFMHATGYKSGKNMGTYDVRTYEGAYMLGVVAGKMTKTGKLGVVGSIPIPEVIRNINAFTLGARSVNPKVTTRAVWVNSWFDPGKEREAALSMISQGVDVLMQNTDSPAVVQAAQQKGVMAFGWDSDMSKFGPKAQLAASVLKWDVIYEETVDEVLKGTWKPKDIWWGVKQSAINVENFGPLVPAPVKKLAEERRDAIKAGKLHPFAGPLKDQTGKVFVPAGKVYSDADLRKMNFYVEGVEGNIPK; this is encoded by the coding sequence ATGGCATCTCCGGTCCTGGCGGAACAGGCCAAGATCGGCTTCGTTTACATCGGCCCCACCGGGGACCACGGCTGGACCTATTCCCACGACCAGGGGCGGAAAGCCCTGGAAGCTAAGATGGGCGACAAGGTGAAGACCACCTTCGTGGAAAATGTGCCGGAAACCGCCGACTCGGAACGGGTTTTCCGGGACCTGGCCTCCCAGGGCTATAAAGTGATTTTCGGTACCTCCTTCGGCTATATGAACCAGGAAGCCAAGGTGGCCAAGGCCTTCCCCAATACGGTGTTCATGCACGCCACGGGCTACAAGTCCGGCAAGAACATGGGTACCTACGATGTGCGCACCTATGAAGGGGCCTACATGCTGGGGGTGGTGGCTGGCAAAATGACCAAGACCGGCAAGCTGGGGGTAGTGGGTTCCATCCCCATCCCGGAAGTGATCCGCAACATCAACGCCTTTACCCTGGGGGCCCGCAGCGTCAACCCCAAGGTCACCACCCGGGCCGTCTGGGTGAACAGTTGGTTTGACCCGGGCAAGGAACGGGAAGCCGCCCTGTCCATGATTTCCCAGGGGGTGGATGTGCTCATGCAGAACACCGACTCCCCCGCCGTGGTGCAAGCCGCCCAGCAAAAGGGGGTGATGGCCTTCGGTTGGGATTCGGACATGAGCAAGTTTGGTCCCAAGGCCCAGCTGGCTGCCTCCGTGCTGAAATGGGACGTGATCTACGAAGAAACCGTGGATGAAGTCCTGAAGGGCACCTGGAAGCCCAAGGATATCTGGTGGGGTGTGAAGCAAAGCGCCATCAATGTGGAAAACTTCGGGCCCCTGGTTCCCGCCCCGGTGAAGAAGCTGGCGGAAGAACGCCGGGACGCCATCAAGGCGGGCAAGCTCCATCCCTTCGCCGGTCCTCTGAAGGATCAAACGGGCAAGGTTTTCGTCCCCGCGGGCAAGGTCTATTCCGATGCTGATCTGCGCAAGATGAATTTCTACGTGGAAGGTGTGGAAGGTAACATTCCCAAATAA
- the xdhA gene encoding xanthine dehydrogenase small subunit: protein METPYRPIQFYYQGRIHRVEHAPVTRTLLQYLREDLTQTGTKEGCGEGDCGACTVVVGERVLDAAGREKLQLRALNSCIQLLPAMDGKALFTVEDVAKLLQGNGQLHPVQQALVDTHGSQCGFCTPGFIMSLWALYENHERCPDKETVLDALSGNLCRCTGYRPIVDSVAVAYQQPRAVWDQGPILAALREMAAAPALVYEGGGHRAYVPRNLAELAQLRLDHPEARLVAGSTDVGLWVTKQLRDLGDTLHLGQVAELKLIQVGDDTLDIGAGVSLTDAFACLTQEWPEWADLARRFASRPVKNAGTLGGNVANGSPIGDSMPALIALGATVVLQKGTARRELALEDFYLGYQKNALTPGEFLATIRLPRRHTQPGRLVFRTYKLAKRYEQDISAVCAAFALHLDQTGQILNARVAFGGMAATPKRAPATEGVLAGQPWSAATAAAGAQALAQDYQPMSDVRARKEYRLTAAANLLQRFWQETGVPGQTPETPQSLRDFAPI from the coding sequence ATGGAAACCCCTTACCGACCCATACAGTTCTACTATCAAGGGCGCATCCACCGGGTGGAACACGCCCCCGTCACCCGCACCCTGCTTCAATACCTGCGGGAAGATCTGACCCAGACCGGCACCAAGGAAGGCTGCGGCGAAGGGGATTGCGGCGCCTGCACCGTGGTGGTGGGGGAGCGAGTCCTGGACGCGGCAGGCCGGGAAAAGCTCCAGCTCCGGGCCCTCAATTCCTGTATCCAACTCCTCCCTGCCATGGACGGCAAGGCCCTGTTCACCGTGGAAGACGTGGCCAAACTGCTCCAGGGCAATGGCCAGCTTCACCCGGTACAACAGGCCCTGGTGGATACCCATGGCTCCCAGTGCGGCTTCTGCACCCCGGGCTTCATCATGTCCCTCTGGGCCCTCTACGAAAATCACGAGCGCTGCCCGGACAAGGAAACGGTACTGGACGCCCTGTCGGGCAACCTCTGCCGCTGCACCGGCTACCGGCCCATTGTGGATTCGGTGGCGGTGGCCTACCAGCAGCCCCGGGCCGTCTGGGACCAGGGGCCGATTCTGGCCGCTCTGCGGGAAATGGCCGCCGCCCCGGCCCTGGTCTATGAAGGGGGCGGCCATCGGGCCTACGTGCCCCGCAATCTGGCGGAACTGGCCCAGCTGCGCCTGGACCACCCGGAGGCCCGGCTGGTGGCGGGCAGCACGGACGTGGGCCTGTGGGTCACCAAACAGCTCCGGGACCTGGGGGACACCCTGCACCTGGGCCAGGTGGCCGAACTAAAACTGATCCAGGTGGGGGACGACACCCTGGACATCGGCGCCGGGGTCAGCCTCACCGACGCCTTTGCCTGTCTCACCCAGGAATGGCCTGAATGGGCCGATCTGGCCCGGCGCTTCGCCTCCCGCCCGGTGAAAAACGCCGGCACCCTGGGGGGCAATGTGGCCAACGGCTCCCCCATCGGGGATTCCATGCCCGCCCTGATCGCCCTGGGCGCCACGGTGGTGCTGCAAAAAGGCACGGCGCGCCGGGAACTGGCCCTGGAAGACTTTTACCTGGGCTACCAGAAAAACGCCCTGACCCCGGGGGAATTCCTGGCCACCATCCGCCTGCCCCGGCGTCACACCCAGCCCGGCCGACTGGTGTTCCGGACCTACAAGCTGGCCAAGCGCTACGAGCAGGACATTTCCGCCGTCTGCGCCGCCTTCGCCCTGCACCTGGACCAGACCGGCCAGATCCTCAATGCCCGGGTGGCCTTCGGCGGCATGGCCGCCACCCCCAAACGGGCCCCGGCCACGGAAGGGGTACTGGCGGGCCAGCCCTGGAGCGCTGCCACGGCAGCGGCCGGTGCCCAGGCCCTGGCCCAGGATTACCAGCCCATGAGCGACGTGCGAGCCCGCAAGGAATACCGGCTGACCGCCGCCGCCAACCTGCTCCAGCGCTTCTGGCAGGAGACCGGCGTCCCGGGCCAGACCCCGGAAACGCCCCAGAGCCTGCGGGACTTCGCCCCCATTTAA
- a CDS encoding adenosine deaminase, whose product MTDFPPSAPDAQDPVTALACGMPKAELHIHIEGSLEPELVFALAEKNRVPLPYASVEALRAAYRFDDLQSFLNLYYACADVLRQEEDFYRMGLAYLERARADNVIHAEIFFDPQTHTARGIPLATVLQGLKRAQAEGEKLGVSSRLILCFLRHLSEEEGLATLEAALPYLDQIDGVGLDSSEVGHPPGKFTRLFAKCRELGLSTVAHAGEEGPAAYVWGALDLLQVKRIDHGVRAMEDPALVARLVKEKVPLTVCPLSNVKLRVFPDMAAHNLPQLLQAGLMVTVNSDDPAYFGGYMNANIRAVQAACHLSARDWYQLGKNSFDASWLTPETRRAYLARLDDYFRSQGYGGEIPSQS is encoded by the coding sequence ATGACTGATTTTCCCCCATCCGCCCCCGACGCCCAGGACCCGGTGACGGCCCTGGCCTGTGGCATGCCCAAGGCCGAGCTGCACATCCACATCGAAGGCAGTCTGGAGCCGGAACTGGTGTTCGCCCTGGCGGAAAAAAACCGGGTCCCCTTGCCCTACGCCAGTGTGGAGGCCCTGCGGGCCGCCTATCGCTTTGACGATCTCCAATCCTTTCTGAACCTCTACTACGCCTGCGCCGATGTGCTGCGCCAGGAGGAAGATTTTTACCGCATGGGTCTGGCTTACCTGGAACGGGCTCGGGCAGATAACGTGATCCACGCGGAAATCTTCTTTGATCCCCAAACCCACACCGCCCGGGGTATTCCCTTGGCCACCGTCCTGCAAGGCCTGAAACGGGCCCAGGCGGAAGGGGAAAAGCTGGGGGTGAGCAGTCGCCTGATTCTCTGTTTCCTCCGCCACCTCTCGGAAGAAGAGGGCCTGGCTACCCTGGAAGCCGCCTTGCCCTATCTGGACCAGATCGACGGGGTGGGCCTGGATTCCTCGGAAGTGGGCCATCCCCCGGGCAAATTCACCCGCCTCTTTGCCAAGTGCCGGGAACTGGGTCTGAGCACCGTGGCCCACGCCGGGGAAGAAGGTCCGGCGGCCTATGTGTGGGGCGCCCTGGATCTGCTTCAGGTGAAGCGTATCGACCACGGGGTGCGGGCCATGGAAGACCCGGCCCTGGTGGCCCGGCTGGTGAAGGAAAAGGTGCCCTTGACCGTCTGCCCCCTGTCCAACGTGAAGCTGCGGGTGTTTCCGGACATGGCCGCCCACAACCTGCCCCAGCTGCTCCAGGCCGGGCTCATGGTGACGGTGAATAGCGACGATCCGGCCTATTTCGGCGGCTACATGAACGCCAATATCCGGGCCGTCCAGGCCGCTTGTCACCTGAGCGCCCGGGATTGGTATCAGCTGGGGAAAAACAGCTTTGATGCCTCCTGGCTCACCCCGGAAACCCGCCGGGCTTATCTGGCCCGGCTGGACGATTATTTCCGTAGCCAGGGGTACGGTGGGGAAATTCCCTCCCAATCCTGA
- the puuE gene encoding allantoinase PuuE, whose amino-acid sequence MSAVINDPAAYPRDMVGYGPRPPRADWPGDARVAVQFVVNYEEGGENSVLHGDAGAEQFLSEMFNPAPYPDRHLSMESIYEYGSRVGVWRILKEFEKRGLPLTVFGVAMALERNPEATAAFRELGHEIACHGWRWIHYQEVPEAVEREHMAIGMALMERLTGERPLGWYTGRDSPNTRRLVADYGGFLYDSDYYGDDLPFWTRVAKTDGETTPHLIVPYTLDANDMRFSLPQGFSHGEEFFQYLKDSFDALYAEGEDSPRMLSVGLHCRLTGRPGRIRALQRFLDYLEKFDKVWICRRVDIARHWREKHPYLAA is encoded by the coding sequence ATGTCTGCTGTCATCAACGATCCTGCCGCCTACCCCCGGGACATGGTGGGCTACGGCCCCCGTCCCCCCCGGGCTGACTGGCCCGGGGATGCCCGGGTGGCGGTGCAGTTCGTGGTCAATTACGAGGAGGGCGGGGAAAACTCCGTGCTTCACGGGGATGCGGGGGCGGAGCAGTTTCTCTCCGAAATGTTCAACCCGGCGCCCTATCCGGACCGGCACCTGTCCATGGAGTCCATTTACGAATACGGCTCCCGGGTGGGGGTGTGGCGCATCCTGAAGGAATTTGAAAAGCGGGGCCTGCCCCTCACCGTTTTTGGCGTGGCCATGGCCCTGGAGCGCAATCCGGAGGCCACCGCCGCCTTCCGGGAACTGGGTCATGAAATCGCCTGCCACGGCTGGCGCTGGATTCACTACCAGGAAGTGCCCGAGGCCGTGGAGCGGGAGCACATGGCCATCGGCATGGCCCTCATGGAGCGGCTCACCGGGGAACGGCCTTTGGGCTGGTATACCGGCCGGGATTCCCCCAATACCCGGCGTCTGGTGGCGGATTACGGCGGCTTTCTCTACGACTCGGATTACTATGGGGACGATCTGCCCTTCTGGACCCGGGTTGCCAAGACGGACGGGGAAACCACGCCCCACCTGATCGTGCCCTATACCCTGGACGCCAACGACATGCGTTTTTCTCTGCCCCAGGGCTTTTCCCACGGGGAAGAATTTTTCCAGTACCTAAAGGACAGCTTTGATGCCCTTTATGCGGAAGGGGAAGATTCTCCCCGGATGTTGTCCGTGGGGCTCCATTGCCGCCTGACGGGTCGTCCCGGGCGTATTCGGGCCCTGCAACGTTTTCTCGATTACCTGGAAAAATTCGATAAGGTATGGATCTGCCGCCGGGTGGATATCGCCCGCCATTGGCGGGAAAAGCACCCCTATCTGGCGGCCTGA
- the uraH gene encoding hydroxyisourate hydrolase yields MGRLTTHVLNTAEGLPAAAMGYALYRLDEGQAPRLLCQGATNHDGRAQAPLLEGETFLPGVYELVFDAGAYFATRGQALAQPAFVGQVVLRFGIADATQHFHVPLLVSPWSWSTYRGS; encoded by the coding sequence ATGGGACGACTCACCACCCACGTCTTGAATACGGCGGAGGGCCTGCCCGCCGCCGCCATGGGCTACGCCCTCTATCGCCTGGATGAAGGCCAGGCGCCCCGCCTGCTGTGCCAGGGTGCCACCAACCATGACGGTCGGGCCCAAGCCCCCCTGCTGGAAGGGGAGACCTTCCTGCCCGGGGTCTATGAACTGGTGTTCGACGCGGGGGCCTATTTCGCCACCCGGGGCCAGGCCCTGGCCCAACCCGCCTTCGTCGGCCAGGTGGTGCTGCGCTTCGGTATTGCCGACGCTACCCAACATTTCCATGTGCCGCTCCTGGTTTCCCCCTGGAGCTGGTCTACCTACCGGGGTTCCTGA
- the xdhB gene encoding xanthine dehydrogenase molybdopterin binding subunit, giving the protein MNTSALPPVGTPLPHESAVLHVTGAATYCDDIRELAGTLHGAPGRSERAHARILAMDLEPVRQAPGVRAVITGADIPGVNDFSFTLKDDPLLAEKEVLYYGHPVFLVVAETHEQARKAARLAKITYEDLPALLTAEAAAAANAEVLPPVEVNRGNAPAALAAAPHRLQGKTHLGGQEHFYLESNIAYAVPKEEDTIHVWSSTQHPSEVQHAVAHALGYSVNQVTLEARRLGGGFGGKESQPAQWACLAAVAAKLTGHPVKVRLDRDDDMALTGKRHDFHIEYDAGFDDRGQLLGLKVLLVSRCGYSPDLSGPVNDRAVFHVDNAYYLDQVAIRSLRGKTHTVSNTAFRGFGGPQGIFAIETVLEDIARYLGLDPLEVRRANFYGSTPEEGRNVTHYGMTVEDNVIAPLVAQLEKDCDYRARRAAIARFNQENAVFKRGLSLTPVKFGISFTATQFNQAGALVHVYSDGTVLANHGGIEMGQGLYTKIRQIVAQELGIPVDLVRLSATNTSKVPNTSATAASSGTDLNGKASQQAAAAIRERLTAFAAEQAGVAPATVQFQNGRVTAGDRTWTFQELVKAAYNARIKLWESGFYKTPKIHYDPKTMRGRPFYYFAYGAAASEVILDTRTGEYRVLRVDVLHDVGRSINPALDLGQIEGGFIQGMGWLTTEELWWRPDGRLMTHAPSTYKIPTAADLPPVFNVKLFDNANVEDSIHKSKAVGEPPLMLPFSVFFALREAVGATDPTGRKFIAMDAPATPETLLNAIRDLAR; this is encoded by the coding sequence ATGAACACTTCCGCCCTGCCCCCCGTAGGCACCCCCCTTCCCCATGAGAGCGCCGTCCTCCATGTGACCGGCGCCGCCACCTACTGCGACGACATCCGGGAACTGGCCGGCACCCTCCACGGTGCCCCAGGCCGGTCCGAACGGGCCCACGCCCGCATCCTGGCCATGGACCTGGAGCCGGTGCGCCAGGCCCCGGGAGTCCGGGCCGTCATTACGGGGGCCGACATTCCCGGGGTCAATGACTTCAGCTTCACCCTGAAGGACGACCCCCTGCTGGCGGAAAAGGAAGTGCTCTACTACGGCCACCCGGTTTTCCTGGTGGTGGCGGAGACCCACGAACAGGCCCGCAAGGCGGCCCGTCTCGCCAAAATCACCTACGAAGACCTGCCCGCCCTGCTCACCGCCGAAGCGGCCGCCGCCGCCAATGCGGAGGTGCTGCCCCCGGTGGAAGTGAACCGGGGCAACGCCCCCGCCGCCCTGGCGGCCGCGCCCCACCGGCTCCAGGGCAAGACCCACCTGGGAGGCCAGGAACACTTCTATCTGGAAAGCAACATCGCCTACGCGGTGCCCAAGGAAGAGGACACCATCCACGTCTGGAGCTCCACCCAGCATCCCTCCGAAGTGCAGCACGCCGTGGCCCACGCCCTGGGCTACAGCGTCAATCAGGTGACCCTGGAAGCCCGGCGTCTGGGGGGCGGTTTCGGTGGCAAGGAATCCCAGCCCGCCCAGTGGGCCTGTCTGGCCGCCGTGGCCGCCAAGCTCACCGGTCATCCGGTCAAGGTGCGCCTGGACCGGGACGACGACATGGCCCTCACCGGCAAGCGCCACGATTTCCACATCGAATACGATGCGGGCTTTGACGACCGGGGCCAGCTCCTGGGTCTCAAGGTGCTCCTGGTGTCCCGCTGCGGCTACTCCCCGGACCTTTCCGGGCCGGTCAATGACCGGGCGGTTTTCCACGTGGATAACGCCTATTACCTGGATCAGGTGGCCATCCGCAGCCTGCGGGGCAAGACCCACACCGTATCCAACACGGCCTTCCGGGGCTTTGGTGGGCCCCAGGGCATTTTCGCCATCGAAACCGTGCTGGAAGACATCGCCCGCTACCTGGGGCTGGACCCCCTGGAAGTGCGCCGGGCCAATTTCTACGGCAGCACCCCGGAAGAGGGCCGCAATGTCACCCACTACGGCATGACCGTGGAAGACAACGTGATCGCCCCCCTGGTGGCCCAGCTGGAAAAGGACTGCGACTACCGGGCCCGGCGGGCCGCCATCGCCCGCTTCAACCAGGAAAATGCCGTATTCAAGCGGGGCCTGTCCCTCACCCCGGTGAAATTCGGCATTTCCTTCACCGCGACCCAGTTCAACCAGGCCGGGGCCCTGGTGCACGTCTATTCGGACGGCACCGTGCTGGCCAATCACGGCGGTATTGAAATGGGCCAGGGGCTCTACACCAAGATTCGCCAGATCGTGGCCCAGGAACTGGGTATTCCGGTGGACCTGGTGCGCCTCTCCGCCACCAACACCAGCAAGGTGCCCAATACCTCCGCCACCGCCGCCTCCTCGGGCACGGACTTAAACGGCAAGGCCTCCCAGCAGGCCGCCGCCGCCATCCGGGAACGGCTCACCGCCTTTGCCGCGGAACAGGCCGGGGTGGCCCCGGCCACCGTCCAGTTCCAGAACGGCCGGGTGACGGCGGGGGATCGGACCTGGACCTTCCAGGAACTGGTGAAAGCCGCCTACAACGCCCGCATCAAACTCTGGGAAAGCGGCTTCTACAAGACCCCCAAAATCCACTACGACCCCAAGACCATGCGGGGCCGCCCCTTCTACTACTTCGCCTACGGAGCCGCCGCCAGCGAGGTGATTCTGGACACCCGCACCGGGGAATACCGGGTGCTGCGGGTGGACGTGCTCCACGACGTGGGCCGCTCCATCAATCCGGCCCTGGATCTGGGTCAGATCGAAGGGGGCTTCATCCAGGGCATGGGCTGGCTGACTACGGAAGAACTGTGGTGGCGGCCGGACGGGCGGCTCATGACCCACGCCCCCTCCACCTACAAGATTCCCACCGCCGCCGATCTGCCCCCGGTGTTCAACGTCAAGCTCTTCGACAACGCCAATGTGGAAGACAGCATCCACAAATCCAAGGCCGTGGGAGAACCGCCCCTCATGCTGCCCTTCTCCGTCTTTTTCGCCCTGCGGGAAGCGGTGGGGGCCACGGACCCCACGGGGCGCAAATTCATTGCCATGGACGCCCCGGCCACCCCGGAAACCCTGCTGAACGCCATCCGGGACCTGGCCCGCTGA
- a CDS encoding urate hydroxylase PuuD translates to MDSAYLIECGTLLLRWLHLVVGIAWIGSSFYFVWLDNHLRVPTDPDLKEKGVTGEIWAVHGGGFYNPQKYAVAPKKLPDELHWFKWESYSTWMTGFFLVGTLYYSQAATYMVDPAVSSLTPGQAVLVGLATLVGGWLFYDGLCRLFIKRSQLVFGVIYFAFVVGVAYVLTHLLSGRAAYLHVGAMIATTMSANVFFWIIPGQKKVVAALARGETPDPVHGQRGKQRSVHNNYLTLPVLFCMISNHYAFTYTNAHAWLVLALIFFAAVLIRHFFNLRHKGVFRWQLPAAALVVLLGTFAWIAPAQSKVATGQAPTLAEIQPIIAQRCAVCHSEKPSLMPSAPAGVLLDTPERIHALAPRIVLQAVQLKAMPLGNATHMTDAERAKIAAWALAGAR, encoded by the coding sequence ATGGATAGCGCTTACCTCATTGAATGCGGCACCCTGTTGCTGCGCTGGCTCCACCTGGTGGTGGGTATTGCCTGGATCGGTTCTTCCTTTTACTTCGTCTGGCTCGACAATCACCTGCGGGTACCCACGGACCCGGATTTGAAGGAAAAGGGGGTGACCGGGGAAATTTGGGCGGTGCATGGGGGCGGTTTTTACAATCCCCAGAAATACGCCGTGGCCCCGAAAAAGCTGCCGGACGAACTCCACTGGTTCAAGTGGGAGTCCTATAGCACCTGGATGACCGGCTTTTTCCTGGTGGGCACCCTGTATTACTCCCAGGCTGCCACCTACATGGTGGATCCCGCCGTCTCCAGCCTGACTCCGGGCCAGGCCGTGCTGGTGGGGCTGGCGACCCTGGTGGGGGGCTGGCTGTTCTATGACGGCCTCTGCCGCCTGTTTATCAAGCGCAGCCAGCTGGTGTTCGGGGTGATCTACTTCGCCTTCGTGGTGGGGGTGGCCTATGTGCTGACCCATCTGCTGTCCGGCCGGGCCGCCTATCTCCACGTGGGAGCCATGATCGCCACCACCATGAGCGCCAATGTGTTCTTCTGGATCATTCCCGGCCAGAAAAAGGTGGTGGCTGCCCTGGCCCGGGGGGAAACGCCGGACCCGGTGCACGGCCAGCGGGGCAAGCAGCGTAGTGTGCATAACAACTACCTGACCCTGCCCGTGCTCTTCTGCATGATCAGCAACCACTACGCCTTCACCTACACCAATGCCCATGCCTGGCTGGTGCTGGCCCTGATTTTCTTTGCTGCCGTGCTCATCCGCCATTTCTTCAACCTGCGCCATAAGGGGGTGTTCCGCTGGCAGTTGCCGGCGGCGGCCCTGGTGGTGCTGCTGGGCACCTTTGCCTGGATTGCCCCGGCCCAAAGCAAGGTGGCGACTGGCCAAGCCCCCACCCTGGCGGAAATTCAGCCCATCATCGCCCAGCGCTGTGCCGTCTGCCATAGCGAAAAGCCTAGCCTCATGCCCTCTGCCCCGGCGGGGGTGCTGCTGGATACCCCGGAGCGCATCCATGCCCTGGCGCCCCGCATTGTGTTGCAGGCGGTGCAGCTGAAGGCCATGCCCCTGGGTAACGCCACCCACATGACCGACGCTGAGCGGGCCAAGATCGCCGCCTGGGCCCTGGCCGGCGCCCGTTAA
- a CDS encoding LysR family transcriptional regulator: MQNRSTLSWESIDVHLLRVLHSLLTEGSVSRAALKLNLSQPAVSTALRRLREISGDQLLVRSRNGMTPTERGAALLQPVRVALQQIEMISSQKTTFDPSTSRRLFNIACPDYFHSGFIAEVMSRLLCQAPNAQFSFHSMGQDFDYQQALENGDLDVVLGNWPQPPENLRLSTLFDDTMVCLMRKGHPLADKELTVEDYLLAEHLLPTPYSVGRRGVIDTYLAKERLRRNVAAYLPYQNIVPFVLVKSNLVFTGPRNFAEHYAETLPLVVKPIPLDFPVVRYYMLWHDRTQYSDECRWLREQITTVTRALASGGMEE; the protein is encoded by the coding sequence TTGCAAAACCGTTCCACCCTATCTTGGGAATCCATTGACGTGCACCTCCTGCGGGTGCTCCATTCCCTGCTCACCGAAGGCAGCGTGTCCCGGGCCGCCCTCAAACTGAATCTGTCCCAACCGGCGGTGAGCACGGCCTTGCGCCGGCTCCGGGAAATTTCCGGGGATCAGCTCCTGGTGCGCAGTCGCAACGGCATGACGCCCACGGAGCGGGGCGCGGCCCTGCTCCAACCAGTGCGGGTGGCTTTGCAGCAGATCGAAATGATCTCCTCCCAGAAGACCACCTTTGATCCTTCCACCAGCCGGCGCCTGTTCAATATCGCCTGCCCGGATTACTTCCATTCCGGCTTTATCGCCGAGGTGATGAGCCGTCTCCTCTGTCAGGCCCCCAACGCCCAGTTTTCCTTCCATTCCATGGGCCAGGACTTCGATTATCAGCAGGCCCTGGAAAACGGGGATCTGGATGTGGTGCTGGGCAACTGGCCCCAGCCTCCGGAAAATCTGCGCCTCTCCACCCTGTTCGACGACACCATGGTGTGCCTGATGCGCAAGGGCCATCCCCTGGCGGACAAGGAATTGACGGTGGAAGACTACCTGCTGGCGGAGCATCTCCTGCCCACCCCCTATTCCGTGGGGCGGCGGGGGGTAATCGACACCTATCTGGCCAAAGAACGGCTACGGCGCAATGTGGCCGCCTATCTGCCTTACCAGAACATCGTGCCCTTCGTGCTGGTGAAATCCAATCTGGTCTTTACCGGCCCCCGGAATTTTGCCGAACACTATGCGGAAACCCTGCCCCTGGTGGTGAAGCCCATTCCCCTGGATTTTCCCGTGGTGCGCTACTACATGCTGTGGCATGACCGTACCCAGTATTCGGACGAGTGCCGCTGGTTGCGGGAGCAGATCACCACGGTGACCCGGGCCCTGGCTTCCGGCGGCATGGAGGAATAA
- the uraD gene encoding 2-oxo-4-hydroxy-4-carboxy-5-ureidoimidazoline decarboxylase has protein sequence MATERLSPQHLSSLPEPQFVAALTGIFEHTDWVSQRAWKRRPFPTLQALEQALEAELHQASPAEQQALIQAHPELAGKAAIRGELTAESTDEQANAGLTACTPEEYAHLQELNRAYRERFGHPFILAVRGLSRQDIIRNFESRLDNSPDQEFTEALRQIARIAALRLRERLVEEA, from the coding sequence ATGGCCACCGAAAGACTGTCCCCCCAACACCTCTCGTCCCTTCCCGAGCCCCAGTTCGTGGCCGCCCTGACGGGCATTTTCGAACACACGGACTGGGTCAGCCAGCGGGCCTGGAAACGCCGCCCCTTCCCCACCCTGCAAGCCCTGGAACAGGCCCTGGAGGCGGAATTGCACCAGGCCAGCCCGGCGGAACAGCAGGCCCTGATCCAGGCCCACCCGGAATTAGCGGGCAAGGCGGCCATCCGGGGCGAACTCACCGCCGAATCCACGGATGAACAAGCCAATGCGGGCCTCACCGCCTGCACCCCGGAGGAATACGCCCACCTTCAGGAACTCAATCGGGCCTACCGGGAACGGTTCGGCCACCCCTTTATCCTGGCGGTGCGGGGCTTGAGCCGACAGGACATCATCCGCAATTTTGAAAGCCGCCTGGACAATTCCCCGGACCAGGAATTCACCGAAGCCCTGCGCCAGATCGCCCGCATCGCCGCCCTGCGGCTCCGGGAACGGCTGGTGGAAGAAGCCTAG